Below is a genomic region from Oreochromis niloticus isolate F11D_XX linkage group LG13, O_niloticus_UMD_NMBU, whole genome shotgun sequence.
GTCTGTTTGTGCCTTCACAGTTTTACTacaacttttttgtttgtttttttttgtctcaccAGGACATCCGGTTTAAGATATTCCCTAACGGGACCCTCAGGATCAACAATGTGGAGGTCTATGATGCGCATGTGTACAGCTGTCAAACCAAAACTCTGGGCGGACAGCTGACGGGACATGCTAAGGTCGCTGTGCTCGGTAAGATGCGTGGGAATCACTTAGCTGATCAGTATATACAGTGGATTATCCTTTGTTTGCTCCGAATCTATTTGAAGATATTTCCCGGAGATAAAGATGATGTGTAATGAGCGAGGGAGTGATGAGTAATACAGCGCTGAGATGAAAAATCAATGCGATGTGGTCATGGCTGTGGGCTTGTGTGCGTGGTTTTCTATAACAGAGCTCTGTGTTGTGGATCTGGGGATCCTGCAGGACACCCACAGAGATGTAAAATATGACTCACACACAGCAGCTTTAGCTTAGCCTCCATTTGTAACATGTATCTCCATGATCAATTCCTATCTGATCTCTTAAAACGCTCATCACATCTGTGTGCTCGTCGTGCCTGTTGACACATTTTCCCAAATATGTCTGAACATGATTTGCGTCAGCTTAGTGTCATCCGTGTGTGATGTGTGCTGTGCTTTTACTTatgtttcagagaaactaaagTTCACCCCAACCCCGCAGCCTTCCCAGTGCTTGGAATTGGACAAAGAGATCACCATCCAGTGCTCGGCTAAAGGCAGAGAGCCACCCACCATCCACTGGTCCAAAGCAGGTCTGCTGCCACTGACTCTGCTTGCTATAGCTTCAGATTTGATAAGGAATGGCTGTTGAGCAATATTTCACCCAGAATCCTTTAGCAGGCATCAATTCTTCAATGCTTATGATGACAAATGCTGTTTCCGCAAGAATATGTAGCAACCTTTGTAGAATAAACACAGCGTGAGGGCGATATATCACCACAGATCACTTCCCTCCTCCATCTGCAGTAGCCATAGTAGTCTAATTAACCACTTGAATCCCACACGGATAACCAGAGCAGCCCTCCCAACCCCTCTTGTCCccgtgtgtctctctgtctcccccTGCAGATGGAGGAGAGCTGCCGCCTCACGTCAAGCAGAAAAACGGCCAGCTCCGTTTCACCAAAGTCACTCGAAGCGACGCTGGCAACTACACCTGCATCGCCTCCAACAGCCTCCAGGGGGAGATCCGGGCCTTTGTGACCCTCACCGTAGCCGGTAAACCACTCTCTCATCGTCATGGAAGCAGGGAGTAGTGAAAGAAAGGGTCACGCTACTGTATTAGTCATCAGCCCCACATCGGGAGGACTTGTGGTCTTGgtgcatgtgagagtggttttATTGCAAGGCGGTCACTGATCATTGCCATTTAGTTTCAAACACAGCAGCATTTATTGTGTAGTTGGTGGCCTTTTTACAGTCTGGTTAATGAATTGCGTTTGGGTTGTAGATTATCTGGGAGGACGGTGACCACAATCAGCACAAGCTGTAAAAGAGGCGCTGTCGCCCCAGATGTGGTTAAAGTGTTGTATTAATACGATTTGTTTCTttctgtgcgtgtttgtgtttgcGTGCGTACTTTTTGTGCACAAACAGTGTACGTTCGCTTCAAGGTGGAACCAGACAACACGACGGTGTACCAGGGTCACACTGCAATCCTGCACTGTCAGGCCACGGGCGATCCCAAGCCTCACATCCACTGGGTGGGTAAAGACAAGCCGCTGGACATCAGTAATAACAGAAGGTAAACGAAACACATTCGTCTTCTCCACAGCTCAGCCTTCATGGATTAGGATTACACAGTTGACACGACTGATTATAGCTCCATCTCCACACATTCGTTGTGGATTTAGCTTGTGCTAACATAGAATTATAACCTTGGAAACAAACGAGTATGAGAGTTCGCGTTTCATTTGCTCCACCAGAACGTGCCAGAGCAAATAAAGCTATTATTTAAACAGACTTTCCCCACTTGCATGTGCTGGGCCAATCATAGCTCTGATGGTCTAATTTGGTAATGTTAACAAAAtatattaatgtgttttcaaAGCATTGCATTTCTTGACCCTGAATTGCACAATGTAGCCCGAATTATAGCCATTATCTTCAAATCAGAagatgttttttaatgtcactgaTATAAAATCAGATTCAGATTGAACACCTCTGTGTTGTTCTGTCCCGCTCCTTCTTCCAGGTTCCAAACGATGCCCAATGGCTCCTTAGTGATCAGGGACGTGACTACGGATGACACCGGCAAGTATACCTGTGTGGCCGGAAACAGCTGCAGCATCAAAGACCGCATGGTTCAGCTGTATGTAGTGGGTGAGTTTGGCACACTCGCACATACTTACGTACACAGGCTTTGTTTTATCAGGAGCAAATGGGCACACAATCACAAGTGTTGGGTGAAGGCTTTAATTAAACCTTGAGCCTCTGTCTGTTATCCGTGCGGACAGGTTAATAACCACAGCCACGTCTCTGACGCCTCGGCTGTCACCGAGGTGATGGGATCGGGCAGGCGCTGGATCTAATAAAGCTTTACACTCTGTGGCTCCTTGTGTGCCGACTAAAGCTGAAAATTACAGTCACACACTGGCACTCGTGTCCCACATCACCTCATTTTCTCCCAAAGTAGCAGGATGGTACTCcagctttgctttttttgttttggagaCAATTAAATTTAGATGTTTGTCGCGCCTTGTAAAAAGGCAGACAAGTAATTGACTCTAACAGGGCAACTCAGACAAATGAAAGGACCATATTTATGTTTGTAAGTAGGTTTAACTGTGTTAAAATTCAGCACAAATACCTTTTTAATCATCCGCTTGTTCCaatcttatttttaaaatcctGTTCTATGAAACGTTTACGCTCGTGTTTACACTAAAGTTGATGCTTAAACATTCCTTAAACATTCCCATCAACTGTTTGAAAGATTTAGCATACTGGCAACACAGTATGCAGTGCGTAAGACTTTAATCCATGCACAGTGTACTTCTTAACCACGTTTTAGTCACTCCCAATTTTCACCTGTGCCAAACAGACAAACCGGTGCACTTCCCGAGTGAAGAGGAGGACAAGGCTCCTTACAAGATGATCCAAACAATCGGTCTGTCGGTGGGAGCGGCTGTGGCCTACATCATTGTGGTCCTGGGACTCATGTTCTACTGCAAGAGGAGACGCAGCGCCCAAAGAATGCAGAAGGGCCAGGATGGAGAGGAGCCCGAGATGGAGTGCCTTAATGGTATGATTGCTGATAAAGTTATGGTTGTACAGTTACACAATAATCCTGTGTGCTACTCCAAGATCTTTGCTGCCACCTtgtgtttgttgtatttattacacTTAACAtgtaaaaaggcaaaaaagtgTTGAGCCGAGCAACAAGTATCAGTTTGTTTTCTGCGTTCTGTATCCTGTATATACAATACATTTtaacatattatataaaacatgttctaaATAGAATTTAAATTTGTGCTACgtctgtgacctttgacccagtggaatatttgttgttttcatCAGGCGGAGCAGTTCAACAGAACGGCCACACCACTGCTGAGATCCAGGAAGAAGTAGCACTCACCAACATGGGTACCATCGCAACCACAGAGAAACGCCACAGCCACGTCAACAACGATAAGCTCCACTTTCCCCGGACAAACCTACAGACCATCACTACTTTAGGTAGAGTGGTCTATGCATCTCTGTTTTCTAtgaaaaaagtgcattttgCTTCTGCGCTCACATTTTGCTGTGTGTCATGTGAATTGTTGCTCAGGTAAAGGGGAGTTTGGGGAGGTGCTGCTATCCAAAGCTAAGGGAATCGAAGAGGGCGAGGAGGAGACGGTGGTTCTTGTGAAGAGCCTGCAGACCAGAGATGAGCAGCTCCAACTCGACTTCCGCCGGGAAGCAGAAATGTTCGCCAAGCTAAGCCACCCCAATGTCGTCCGCCTTCTGGGCCTCTGCAGGGAGGCGGATCCTCACTACATGATCCTAGAGTACTATGACCTGGTAAtctcacactaacacacacacacacacacacacacacacacacacacacacacacacacacacacacacacacaagaagtGCAGAAGTGTTGTTTTGTACCTGACACACTGCTCTCTATGTCTGTGTTTCTCATTCCAGGGAGATCTAAAGCAGTTCCTGAGAATTTCCAAAAGCAAAGATGACAAAGTCAAGAGTCAGCCTATCAGCACCAAGACCAAAGTAAGCAGTGATCTGTGCAGCATGAGTGACGTATAACAGCCTTCTGCACACCAGAAGCCATAGAAATAAACGGAAATGGAAATAAACTGTTATACAGAGCTCTGTATTTTTGTCTTTGGGCTCTGCTGCAGTAGCTCTGTATCGTGTAGGTCATCTTGTCTGAAACAGGTCATTGTagcttgacctttaaccttctGCGCTCATCACTGTTAAGTTACAAGTTAACCATTGAGGACTGGTTGAACTTTGCTTGCTTTGAACTTCTATGTTTTTATCAAAGTCTCTCTACCATGACCACCTCCCCCTCTTTGTCTTCCCTCTCCAGGTTTCCATCTGCACTCAGGTGGCTCAGGGCATGGAGCATCTTTCCAATCACCGCTTCGTTCACAAAGACCTCGCCGCCCGAAACTGCCTGATCAGCAGTCAGAGGCGTGTCAAAGTGTCGTCACTCAGCCTCAGCAAGGACGTTTACAACAGGTCTGTTCAAAAACATACAATAAAGTCTCCTCTCAGTAGAATCATCAGCTTAATATTTCCATCCCTTTGTTATTTCTCTGGTGTTCACATGTGTAGTGAGTACTACCACTACAGGCAGGCGTGGATCCCGCTGCGCTGGCTCCCAACAGAGTCTGTGTTTGAGGATGACTTCTCCACCAAGTCGGACGTGTGGGCCTTCGGAGTGTTGATGTGGGAAGTATTCAGTCATGGGGAAATGCCATACACCAAACTGAGCGACGACGAAGTGTTAGAAGGTGAGTTTGATGCTGCAACACATTACTGTCTTTACCCCAGGAAGAGGGGATCGCTCTTTAAAAGGCATCTCATCCCATTTTTCTGCAGGTCTGCAGGCAGGAAAGCTGAAGCTACCCCTTCCGGACGGATGCCCCTCTAAAATCTACAAGCTGATGGTGCGCTGCTGGGCGCTGAGCCTCAAAGAGCGCCCCTCGTTCACCGACATCGTCCACGCCCTGGGAGAGCTGCCTTCTGACAGCAAAGTCTGAAGTGACCAATCATCTCACAGCAGAAAGGAACTGTTACCAACTCTGCCCCGCCCCCCTTCCCCTAAAATACAGACAGGAATGCTGGATTATTTAGTCTCACACATTTCAGGGAAGAGGGTTgagggggaagaaaaaagaaaaaaaaaaactttaattttttatgcatttcaacaattttttgagTGTGGATTAGACTTGTTTGCTATATGAGTGGAACTGCACTCACCTTTGTATGAATGGCTTCGTGCGAGCAGTGCCAGGAGTTTGCCTTCACTGCAGCACGGACGATCCTCCCCCACCTCCAGCCTGTGGTTCCACTGTGACCCCGCCCGTCTGCGGCCGTTTTCGTTTCACGGAGCCTCACAACCTCAGTGCCTCtgcccctccacacacacacgcacacactcacgcacTCTCTAACTTTGTAGGAATGATGGTGCATTCGCTGGCTCTGATTAGTGCGAAGGATTTGCCTGAAATGTCACGTCACCACTTAACTCCTTGGAGTTTTCTCATTAATCTAAAGAGGATATTGAAGAGAAAGTGGGGCACAGTGGGACTGCAGTGGAGCAATGAAGCCTCTGTAGATAATCAGCCACTTTACGAGTGTGCCGAGTGAGGTCGTTTAAACTGGTCTGTTCCCCTCGCAATTACATCGAGCTGCATCCTGAGTCCGCCACCCTGACCCCTCAGATGTCTGCTCTCTCTCCACCGGGTACAATCCCTCaaattgtttgcttttgtgtgtttgagtgagtgtgtgtgtgtacatgcactGAACTGTTGTCCCTACAGACAGATAAGGAATGGGGGTTTGCATGAAGGTTTGTGGAAAACAAGTAATCCGTGTTACGGTAACACTTCaggaacaacagcaacaaagaaACAAGTTTTATAGCCAAGGAACATGTTGAACAGATGAGATCGTGCCAGTGTGGgctttatacatttttataagTGTGCTCTGTTTGTCTGTTAACTTTGAGGTGCTTACAGGTCACTGCTGATGGGTAGGAGTACTCATTTTTACCACACAAACACCATTGTGTCCTCTCAGCTGCAGGAATTGAACCCGCCGCCACGTTTGACCTGCTTTATTCTCTCCAGAGGTCCAATCACAGTTTCTCTCCTGGTCCACCTGTTTTGTGCAATGCTGCGAAGCGGACCATCACACCAGGCAGTGTGTACATAATGTTAGAAGCCTTGCACTAACTTCACTTAAAAGATTAtcctttttatatatatatatatatatcatgttGTGTAGAAGGACATGCAGGTGCCTGGTTATTTATGATGAAggtcctgtttttttttaaactgtaataGAAAGGTACTTCTGTGAGGTAGTTTATGCTATGTATTCATTCTCACGGTCCATCTCGGTGTGCGTTCAGTCTGGTAACCGTCTGGATACGCTAACACAAAGTACAAAGGAGGTCAAAAGAGTGACCGCAGGTCACCAGTGCTCGTTTAAGTGCCTAGTAAATGAAGGATTATCTTAACCGtttccctttttgtttgttgttgtttttacatcATCTAATCAAATGCGATGGCCTTTGTTTATGAACCTGTTTTTATACGTTGtttttagtgtaatattttgtttttatgaatgcTAGGCACTCACAACTAgacctctttttcttttttttaatctgcttcAGCACATGTTCACAGTAATCACAGATATATACAAAAGCATACATGCTGCTGTCAATAAAGGTTCACAGTGTTTTTACCCAGTTTGTTGTGACAGTTACTTTAACTTCTTAATATTTTCAGGTCAGTGTTTATGCTGAGGCTGTAacaaatatttgaaaaaaaaaaaatgtggtaaTTCAGCTGTAACAAGTTCACCCAAATAAGGTGTTTGATTTGTGAGAAGTAAATGCCTCGTTTGTGTATTCAAGCGAAAATATGTTGTAAATCGTGGAGCTGGTGGCTTCTTCACTGATACAAGAGTGTTGTGTGACACTCTCTTCTTGCAGCCTGCATTACAACAAAATATGAGGTTAAGAATAAGTGATGAAATCTTCAATGAGGTGGATTGCTTATCTCTCGCAAGTCTCTACAagttatatacacacacagatcattAAAGTGTGTGTGGTAGTGGTGGGGGCGGGaggaggggtgtgtgtgtggaagcAGAACTagaagtatttgtactttataGTGTTGGGCTGTAGTTTGTTAAACCACTTGTATGACCTTGTAAAAGTACATCCAGCACTACTTTTTTCTTTATCCAAATAAAAAGTCTCTGTTGTAGCCACTAGAGGGCGCTGTGCGGTTAGGTAAGGATTAAACCTGACCCTTGAGGCTTGCCaaacattttttccccattatAATTTGTTTACAGTTTAATGTGGTAACTAGCTTTTAAAGAAGTTTCCTCAATGGGTCTACGTGCTCAGTGAGTTTTAGCACTTCCTCAGTCGTTATGGGTCTCCTCCAAACTTTGAGCACTgtgcactctgtgtgtgtgtgtgtgtgtgtgtgtgtgtgtgcgcgcgcgtgtgtgtgtgtgtgtgtgttggggggggacTTCGCTTGAGATTTGCACACAGCACCGTGCGCATGTCACTTTTTGGGCCTCGTTCGGTGCGCGTGACATGCCGAGAAGCAACACTGAATAGAAATGAGTCTGTTAACGCAATAAATGTCTTTCCACTGCGGTGATATTATAACAATTTTCCGAGTAAATCTGCGTTTCACCGAACTTTCGATTTTGTAGTTCACTTGCAATAAAAATCCCCTGAGCATCCTGCCACTGAACCATCTTCAAATGCCTCAAAACTCTGGCGTTTGTTTTAACTTGCCCGTAAGACCAGGTGGGTGGAGGTTGTTCCATCGTTTCAAACAGCACACCTAAGTGCCTCTGACTGATTTCCCtctgatactttttttttcttttaaatgaataCGGATTACACGTTTCAAAGAAAGCCTAATGATGAATGACATCAGTTTAAGCTGGTTTGTCCTTGCTGTCAGGTCTACTTGTAGAGGAGGAAGCCATCTCTGACGACACTGGTAACACATTTTACTAAGAGGGCTGGAATTGGTGCAAAGGTGAACAAGATGAAGCAAACAGACAGAGAATGCACCTTGCTTAACAGTGGCGTTATTAAAAAGTTGGTAGGAAGCAGCAGGCTTCATACTCAAGGGAACTTGCTTATTACAGTTACATTCCCTGTGCAAGTCGGTGTGCGATAATCTGGCACCTTAAATTATCTCATATTGCTGAATTATCTACAGTAACAGTGCTGCACACATGCGCTTCAGATAAAAGGAGATTATATAGTTCAACTTCCGGGAAAATGGGAGTTTGCTGTGTGTTATAGGCGCTACAACCTGTGGGTAattaagataaataaataaaataaaagttggaTGTTTTGTTATGTTGGTGCCTCTTTACTTCTCCACGGTGACGTTGTCAGTTAGCGCAACCATTTTGGTATTTATTCTAATGAGTGTGCTTCGCTGACCAATGACAGCACTACTCAGATAATCCTCAACCAATCCGTACACGACGCTGTGACTCACCAAATAAGGAGAGACAGCACCAAATAAGGAAACATTGTATCTCTTTATAAGGAGGGAAGTAGTTCCTCGGCTGAGGTATTACTCCGCTATCGCTTGCGCTGTCTTAAATTTTGAGGTTTATGTTCGTTTGTGACACGCGGAAAGAGAAATACTGTAACATTATCTGAGAGAAACTTCGACTTGTGTGCGAGCAAATCGACACTAGAGCTATTTTCGGTTCACAGGGCGGACTAGGTGACGTGGCGCAACAATATGGAGGTCGCTCTTCGCGCTTTCCTTTTTGAGAAAGTGCTCAGAGTTTTGGAAATAGAGGAGGAGGGTGAAGCAAACTGAGCCGGGGTTGAAGGGTCTTGGGGGCAGCATCACTTTCGAAAGTTTGTCTCGGTAATTTCCTGGAGTCTCTGAACCATCATTTGGTCGGGTTTGTTTACATATCGTGGCCCGGACGTGTATGCGTTTTATCAGTCATTTACGAGGCAACCGAATCCAGCTTTCTTGGCTGGTGTTTAAAAAACTCGCTCCAGTAAATATATAATGTTACCGAGCCAGGTTGGATCGGCACCATCTGGAAACGGCTCGGGTTCAGGCAGGGGTACAACACAACACGGCTCGGGGTTGGTCGGCAGCGGGATTCGTCCCGTTCTTGTCAGATCAGGGCAAGCTCTACCGGGGGTCAGCGAGAGTACCGGTGCTGCAGGGCGACAGGGGGACAGAGATACCATTGGGATGCTGGGAGCTAATGGTCCAGGGGGTCCGAGAGGTGCGAGGCCGGGGAAC
It encodes:
- the ptk7b gene encoding inactive tyrosine-protein kinase 7 isoform X1; this translates as MDQRGGSKTRRGEGWRNPAATTRRRMPVDMMYAVGFICLQVLSIQAAAIQFTKEPKSQDALHGRSAMLRCEVSDPTDIKYSWLHNGQPLENSERRFQEGSNLKFNAVDQRLDAGNFECVAENTVTGEALHSNNASFNIKWLESGGVILKEPVSDGEMESSSLVTLRCDIDGHPRPTCQWFKDGVKLTEKTHQINNKERTLTFKNASPDDNGLYYCCAKNAAGHVCSNTNYTLNIIDKSFPRPVVTPEDQVVVRNGEAVFHCQFTAEPAPTLEWYHENELLANKSRVFLLSNGTLLITQVKPRNTGTYKCVGRGLRGSQVTLEASLLIAEIEDMVPRASKVFTMDTLQQVECNAPRGKPPPEVWWEREGQRVPTEGRVHQDGKYLVFSPTEKGDSGTYTCVAENKAGRRIQEVTFTVATPPVWVDMPKDSHLEEGKPGYLHCHAQANLQPEVTWFRSSNIIQPEDIRFKIFPNGTLRINNVEVYDAHVYSCQTKTLGGQLTGHAKVAVLEKLKFTPTPQPSQCLELDKEITIQCSAKGREPPTIHWSKADGGELPPHVKQKNGQLRFTKVTRSDAGNYTCIASNSLQGEIRAFVTLTVAVYVRFKVEPDNTTVYQGHTAILHCQATGDPKPHIHWVGKDKPLDISNNRRFQTMPNGSLVIRDVTTDDTGKYTCVAGNSCSIKDRMVQLYVVDKPVHFPSEEEDKAPYKMIQTIGLSVGAAVAYIIVVLGLMFYCKRRRSAQRMQKGQDGEEPEMECLNGGAVQQNGHTTAEIQEEVALTNMGTIATTEKRHSHVNNDKLHFPRTNLQTITTLGKGEFGEVLLSKAKGIEEGEEETVVLVKSLQTRDEQLQLDFRREAEMFAKLSHPNVVRLLGLCREADPHYMILEYYDLGDLKQFLRISKSKDDKVKSQPISTKTKVSICTQVAQGMEHLSNHRFVHKDLAARNCLISSQRRVKVSSLSLSKDVYNSEYYHYRQAWIPLRWLPTESVFEDDFSTKSDVWAFGVLMWEVFSHGEMPYTKLSDDEVLEGLQAGKLKLPLPDGCPSKIYKLMVRCWALSLKERPSFTDIVHALGELPSDSKV
- the ptk7b gene encoding inactive tyrosine-protein kinase 7 isoform X3 encodes the protein MTDVGISIKVLSIQAAAIQFTKEPKSQDALHGRSAMLRCEVSDPTDIKYSWLHNGQPLENSERRFQEGSNLKFNAVDQRLDAGNFECVAENTVTGEALHSNNASFNIKWLESGGVILKEPVSDGEMESSSLVTLRCDIDGHPRPTCQWFKDGVKLTEKTHQINNKERTLTFKNASPDDNGLYYCCAKNAAGHVCSNTNYTLNIIDKSFPRPVVTPEDQVVVRNGEAVFHCQFTAEPAPTLEWYHENELLANKSRVFLLSNGTLLITQVKPRNTGTYKCVGRGLRGSQVTLEASLLIAEIEDMVPRASKVFTMDTLQQVECNAPRGKPPPEVWWEREGQRVPTEGRVHQDGKYLVFSPTEKGDSGTYTCVAENKAGRRIQEVTFTVATPPVWVDMPKDSHLEEGKPGYLHCHAQANLQPEVTWFRSSNIIQPEDIRFKIFPNGTLRINNVEVYDAHVYSCQTKTLGGQLTGHAKVAVLEKLKFTPTPQPSQCLELDKEITIQCSAKGREPPTIHWSKADGGELPPHVKQKNGQLRFTKVTRSDAGNYTCIASNSLQGEIRAFVTLTVAVYVRFKVEPDNTTVYQGHTAILHCQATGDPKPHIHWVGKDKPLDISNNRRFQTMPNGSLVIRDVTTDDTGKYTCVAGNSCSIKDRMVQLYVVDKPVHFPSEEEDKAPYKMIQTIGLSVGAAVAYIIVVLGLMFYCKRRRSAQRMQKGQDGEEPEMECLNGGAVQQNGHTTAEIQEEVALTNMGTIATTEKRHSHVNNDKLHFPRTNLQTITTLGKGEFGEVLLSKAKGIEEGEEETVVLVKSLQTRDEQLQLDFRREAEMFAKLSHPNVVRLLGLCREADPHYMILEYYDLGDLKQFLRISKSKDDKVKSQPISTKTKVSICTQVAQGMEHLSNHRFVHKDLAARNCLISSQRRVKVSSLSLSKDVYNSEYYHYRQAWIPLRWLPTESVFEDDFSTKSDVWAFGVLMWEVFSHGEMPYTKLSDDEVLEGLQAGKLKLPLPDGCPSKIYKLMVRCWALSLKERPSFTDIVHALGELPSDSKV
- the ptk7b gene encoding inactive tyrosine-protein kinase 7 isoform X2, producing the protein MTACDRVRVMFECRSTHSHHSLPNREVLSIQAAAIQFTKEPKSQDALHGRSAMLRCEVSDPTDIKYSWLHNGQPLENSERRFQEGSNLKFNAVDQRLDAGNFECVAENTVTGEALHSNNASFNIKWLESGGVILKEPVSDGEMESSSLVTLRCDIDGHPRPTCQWFKDGVKLTEKTHQINNKERTLTFKNASPDDNGLYYCCAKNAAGHVCSNTNYTLNIIDKSFPRPVVTPEDQVVVRNGEAVFHCQFTAEPAPTLEWYHENELLANKSRVFLLSNGTLLITQVKPRNTGTYKCVGRGLRGSQVTLEASLLIAEIEDMVPRASKVFTMDTLQQVECNAPRGKPPPEVWWEREGQRVPTEGRVHQDGKYLVFSPTEKGDSGTYTCVAENKAGRRIQEVTFTVATPPVWVDMPKDSHLEEGKPGYLHCHAQANLQPEVTWFRSSNIIQPEDIRFKIFPNGTLRINNVEVYDAHVYSCQTKTLGGQLTGHAKVAVLEKLKFTPTPQPSQCLELDKEITIQCSAKGREPPTIHWSKADGGELPPHVKQKNGQLRFTKVTRSDAGNYTCIASNSLQGEIRAFVTLTVAVYVRFKVEPDNTTVYQGHTAILHCQATGDPKPHIHWVGKDKPLDISNNRRFQTMPNGSLVIRDVTTDDTGKYTCVAGNSCSIKDRMVQLYVVDKPVHFPSEEEDKAPYKMIQTIGLSVGAAVAYIIVVLGLMFYCKRRRSAQRMQKGQDGEEPEMECLNGGAVQQNGHTTAEIQEEVALTNMGTIATTEKRHSHVNNDKLHFPRTNLQTITTLGKGEFGEVLLSKAKGIEEGEEETVVLVKSLQTRDEQLQLDFRREAEMFAKLSHPNVVRLLGLCREADPHYMILEYYDLGDLKQFLRISKSKDDKVKSQPISTKTKVSICTQVAQGMEHLSNHRFVHKDLAARNCLISSQRRVKVSSLSLSKDVYNSEYYHYRQAWIPLRWLPTESVFEDDFSTKSDVWAFGVLMWEVFSHGEMPYTKLSDDEVLEGLQAGKLKLPLPDGCPSKIYKLMVRCWALSLKERPSFTDIVHALGELPSDSKV